A genome region from Dehalococcoidia bacterium includes the following:
- a CDS encoding Gfo/Idh/MocA family oxidoreductase encodes MAAENAGVAPRVAVLGCGSIGRRHVANLKALGVEAVAVYDPVPERLTELRAAADVTAFAALDDIWRWEPTVVFVTAPTSCHLELALAAAERGCHLFIEKPLADRLAGTEQLVALVRERGLVSLVGCNLRFQPGLQAVKRWLEAGAIGRVVAARIEFGQYLPDWRPGSAYQASYSARRALGGGIILDAIHEIDYARWLLGEPLGVACFAGTLSHLEIETEDTAALLLRLPDAIVEIHLDYVQRVYSRTCQIIGDEGTIRWDYSAGEARYYHASGACELVFNPPAWTPNEMYLAELRHFLDCLAGRAAPALDVAGGRRVLEIALAAKQAAAEGRVIALGGADA; translated from the coding sequence ATGGCCGCTGAGAATGCTGGCGTCGCGCCTCGCGTGGCCGTGCTCGGCTGCGGCTCGATCGGTCGGCGCCATGTTGCCAACCTGAAAGCGCTCGGGGTCGAGGCGGTTGCCGTCTACGACCCGGTGCCGGAGCGGCTGACGGAGCTGCGCGCCGCCGCCGACGTGACGGCCTTTGCCGCGCTCGACGACATCTGGCGCTGGGAGCCGACAGTTGTCTTCGTCACCGCGCCGACTAGCTGCCACCTTGAGCTTGCGCTCGCCGCGGCAGAGCGCGGCTGCCATCTCTTCATCGAGAAGCCGCTCGCCGACCGGCTGGCCGGGACGGAGCAGCTGGTGGCGCTCGTCCGAGAGCGCGGACTGGTTTCGCTCGTCGGCTGCAATCTCCGCTTCCAGCCGGGCCTGCAGGCAGTGAAGCGGTGGCTCGAGGCGGGCGCGATCGGGCGCGTCGTCGCAGCGCGGATCGAGTTCGGCCAATATCTGCCCGACTGGCGGCCGGGGAGCGCCTATCAGGCGAGCTACAGCGCGCGGCGGGCGCTCGGCGGCGGCATCATTCTCGACGCCATCCACGAGATCGACTACGCCCGCTGGCTGCTCGGCGAGCCGCTGGGGGTGGCCTGCTTCGCCGGCACGCTCAGCCACCTCGAGATCGAGACCGAGGACACTGCCGCTCTCCTGCTGCGGCTGCCGGATGCGATCGTCGAGATCCATCTCGACTACGTCCAGCGCGTTTACAGCCGCACCTGCCAGATCATCGGCGACGAAGGGACGATCCGCTGGGACTACAGCGCGGGGGAGGCGCGCTACTACCACGCGAGCGGCGCCTGCGAGCTGGTGTTCAATCCGCCAGCGTGGACGCCGAACGAGATGTACCTCGCCGAGCTGCGCCACTTCCTCGACTGTCTCGCCGGTCGCGCGGCACCGGCGCTCGATGTCGCTGGCGGCCGGCGCGTTCTCGAAATCGCCCTTGCGGCGAAGCAGGCGGCCGCTGAAGGCCGCGTCATCGCGCTCGGAGGCGCCGATGCCTAG
- the pseB gene encoding UDP-N-acetylglucosamine 4,6-dehydratase (inverting) — translation MDLTDSVILITGGTGSFGNKFVETVLRRWRPRKLIVLSRDELKQHEMRQRFDDPCLRFFLGDIRDRDRLYRAFQGVDYVVHAAALKQVPAAEYNPFEVVKTNILGGQNIVDAAIDSGVKRVIALSTDKAVNPVNLYGATKLCMEKLLIQGNSYAGSDGTKFSVVRYGNVVGSRGSVIPIFWQQRLTGRLTVTDPRMTRFWLTLDQGVDFVLRCLGVMRGGEIFVPKIPTMGIMDLVEAIAPDCEVEFTGIRPGEKLHEVMISADEARLARELDDMFVIEPAHPWWTTDRAWQGGRPLPDGFVYSSETNPWKLTPAELREMVERLGLPKVVERRERSLRTVA, via the coding sequence ATGGATCTTACCGACAGCGTCATCCTTATCACCGGAGGAACAGGCTCCTTCGGCAACAAGTTCGTCGAGACGGTGCTGCGCCGGTGGCGACCGCGCAAGCTGATCGTCCTGAGCCGCGATGAGCTGAAGCAGCACGAGATGCGTCAGCGCTTCGATGATCCGTGCCTGCGCTTCTTCCTCGGCGACATCCGCGATCGCGACCGGCTCTACCGCGCTTTCCAAGGCGTCGACTATGTCGTCCACGCGGCCGCCCTGAAGCAGGTGCCCGCTGCCGAATACAACCCCTTTGAGGTCGTCAAGACCAACATTCTCGGCGGCCAGAACATCGTCGATGCGGCAATCGACAGCGGCGTCAAGCGCGTGATCGCCCTCAGCACCGACAAGGCGGTCAACCCGGTTAACCTCTACGGCGCAACCAAGCTGTGCATGGAGAAGCTGCTTATTCAGGGGAACTCGTATGCCGGCTCGGACGGGACGAAGTTCTCGGTCGTGCGCTATGGCAATGTCGTCGGCAGCCGCGGCAGCGTCATCCCGATCTTCTGGCAGCAGCGGCTGACCGGCAGACTGACAGTCACCGACCCGCGGATGACGCGCTTCTGGCTGACGCTCGACCAAGGGGTTGACTTCGTCTTGCGCTGTCTGGGAGTGATGCGGGGCGGCGAGATCTTCGTTCCCAAGATCCCGACAATGGGGATCATGGACCTCGTCGAGGCGATCGCCCCGGACTGCGAGGTCGAGTTCACCGGCATCCGCCCCGGCGAGAAGCTGCACGAAGTGATGATCTCGGCGGACGAGGCGCGCCTTGCCCGCGAACTCGACGATATGTTCGTGATTGAGCCGGCCCATCCGTGGTGGACGACCGACCGCGCCTGGCAAGGGGGGCGTCCGCTGCCGGACGGCTTCGTCTACTCGAGCGAGACAAACCCGTGGAAGCTGACGCCGGCAGAGCTGCGCGAGATGGTCGAGCGGCTCGGCTTGCCGAAGGTTGTCGAGCGGCGCGAGCGGTCCCTCCGAACAGTGGCGTAG
- the pseC gene encoding UDP-4-amino-4,6-dideoxy-N-acetyl-beta-L-altrosamine transaminase, producing the protein MQTVASTLALFGGPPVRDRLLPYGRQTIDEDDIAAVVAVLRSEWLTTGPAVAAFEEAVAARVGARFAVAFSSGTAALHAAAFAAGLGPGDEAITTPLTFSATANCVLYQGATPRFADIRPLDLTLDPDRVAAAITPRTRAILPMDYAGHPADLDALRALAQRHGLLIIEDAAHALGAVSRGRPVGSLADITIFSFHPVKHVAAGEGGMAVTNDPALASRLRRFRTHGIVYGVDEREPWRYDLVDLGFNYRLADLNCALGLSQLKKLDANLARRRAIAAAYREAFAGLPWLTLPRELPGMQSAWHLYPIRLNLDTLRAGRAEIFRALRAEGIGVQVHYLPVHLLRLYRERFGYRPGAFPLAEAAYERLISLPLFPGMSDGDVADVIAAVTKVLRAYGR; encoded by the coding sequence ATGCAGACGGTGGCCTCCACGCTCGCCCTCTTTGGCGGTCCGCCAGTCCGTGACCGCCTCCTCCCCTACGGCCGCCAGACGATCGACGAAGACGACATCGCCGCGGTTGTCGCTGTCCTACGGTCGGAGTGGCTGACGACAGGGCCGGCGGTTGCTGCATTCGAGGAGGCGGTTGCGGCGCGCGTCGGCGCCCGCTTCGCTGTCGCCTTCTCGTCTGGCACGGCTGCCCTCCACGCTGCGGCGTTCGCGGCTGGGCTCGGCCCGGGCGACGAGGCAATCACCACTCCCCTCACCTTCTCGGCGACGGCGAACTGCGTGCTCTACCAAGGCGCGACGCCGCGCTTCGCCGACATCCGCCCGCTCGACCTGACGCTTGATCCGGACCGCGTGGCGGCCGCCATCACCCCGCGGACGCGCGCGATCCTGCCGATGGACTATGCCGGCCACCCCGCTGACCTCGACGCCCTGCGTGCGCTTGCCCAGCGGCATGGGCTCCTCATCATCGAAGATGCCGCCCACGCTCTCGGCGCAGTCTCGCGCGGCCGTCCTGTCGGCAGCCTTGCCGACATCACGATCTTCAGCTTCCATCCGGTCAAGCATGTCGCCGCTGGCGAAGGCGGAATGGCCGTTACCAACGACCCGGCGCTCGCGAGCCGGCTGCGCCGCTTCCGCACCCACGGGATCGTCTACGGCGTCGATGAGCGTGAGCCGTGGCGCTATGACCTTGTCGACCTCGGCTTCAACTACCGCCTCGCAGATCTGAACTGCGCGCTCGGTCTAAGCCAGCTCAAGAAGCTGGATGCCAATCTCGCGCGGCGGCGCGCTATCGCCGCTGCCTACCGCGAGGCGTTCGCTGGCTTGCCGTGGCTCACCCTTCCCCGCGAGCTGCCGGGGATGCAGAGCGCGTGGCATCTCTACCCTATTCGGCTGAATCTCGACACGCTCCGCGCAGGGCGCGCCGAGATCTTCCGGGCCCTGCGCGCCGAAGGGATCGGAGTGCAGGTGCACTACCTGCCGGTCCACCTCTTGCGGCTCTACCGGGAGCGGTTTGGCTATCGACCAGGCGCCTTTCCGCTTGCGGAAGCCGCGTACGAGCGGCTGATCTCGCTCCCGCTCTTCCCCGGCATGTCCGACGGCGACGTCGCCGACGTGATTGCCGCGGTCACGAAGGTGCTGAGGGCGTATGGCCGCTGA